In Bacillus toyonensis BCT-7112, a single window of DNA contains:
- the gmk gene encoding guanylate kinase — MRSRRGLLIVLSGPSGVGKGTVRKELFSHEDTRFQYSISVTTRKPREGEVDGVDYFFKEREEFEEMIRNEKLLEWAEFVGNYYGTPIDYVEKTLQEGKDVFLEIEVQGAIQVKKAFPEGVFIFLAPPSLSELKNRIVGRGTETEDVIENRLTVAKEEIEMMDAYDYVVENDQVELACDRIKAIVVGEHCRRERVAKYYKEMTEGL; from the coding sequence ATGAGAAGTAGAAGAGGATTGCTCATCGTTCTTTCAGGACCTTCTGGGGTTGGTAAAGGAACGGTTCGAAAAGAGCTGTTTAGCCATGAGGATACACGTTTTCAATACTCTATTTCAGTAACGACACGTAAGCCGCGTGAAGGTGAAGTAGATGGTGTGGATTATTTCTTTAAAGAGAGAGAAGAATTTGAGGAAATGATTCGTAATGAAAAATTACTTGAGTGGGCTGAGTTCGTAGGTAATTATTACGGAACACCGATTGACTATGTTGAAAAAACATTACAAGAAGGAAAAGATGTATTCTTAGAAATTGAAGTGCAAGGAGCAATTCAAGTTAAGAAAGCTTTCCCAGAAGGTGTATTTATTTTCTTAGCACCCCCAAGTTTATCTGAGCTAAAAAACCGAATTGTCGGCCGTGGTACAGAAACTGAAGATGTTATTGAAAATCGCTTAACTGTAGCGAAAGAAGAAATCGAAATGATGGACGCTTACGACTATGTTGTAGAAAATGATCAAGTTGAATTAGCTTGTGATAGAATTAAAGCAATTGTGGTTGGTGAACATTGCCGCCGCGAAAGAGTAGCAAAATATTATAAAGAAATGACGGAGGGTCTATAA
- the rpoZ gene encoding DNA-directed RNA polymerase subunit omega produces MLNPSIDSLLTKIDSKYTLVTVAAKRAREMQLANNCVIEQPVSHKCVGKALEEIDVEVLKYVPSEGKIID; encoded by the coding sequence ATGTTAAATCCATCAATTGATTCATTACTAACAAAAATCGATTCTAAATATACACTTGTAACAGTAGCTGCAAAGCGTGCACGTGAAATGCAACTTGCTAACAACTGTGTTATTGAACAACCTGTTTCTCATAAATGTGTAGGTAAAGCATTAGAAGAAATCGATGTAGAAGTGTTAAAATATGTACCAAGCGAAGGCAAAATAATTGATTAA